GATTCTGGACATATTAAATAAACGAATAAAGATTGCCCAACAGATAGGGAAATTTAAAAGAGAAAGAGAAATCGAGGCTTACCAACCAGACCGCGAAAGGGAAATCTACGAGAGATTATGTGAAAAGAACAAAGGTTTATTCCCAAATAAAGCCCTGAAAGCCATTTATCGTGAAATTATGTCTGCCTCTTTATCCTGGGAAGAGACCCTAAAAATAGCCTACCTTGGTCCTGAGGCAACATTTACTCATCAAGCCGCTCTGGAGAAATTTGGTTCTTCCTGTGAGTATATCCCCAAAAAAACTATTTCAGAGATATTTGATGAGGTAGAAAGTGGTCGGGCGAATTATGGTGTCGTCCCGATAGAGAATTCATCTGAAGGCGTAGTAACTCATACACTGGATATGTTTATCGATTCCGAATTGAAAATATGTGCCGAGATTATATTAAAAATCTCCCATAATCTACTCTCAAATACCCATCTTGAAGATATTAAACGAGTTTATTATCATTCACAGTCCTTTGCCCAGTCAAGAATCTGGCTTGAAAATAATCTTCCTGAC
This genomic interval from bacterium contains the following:
- the pheA gene encoding prephenate dehydratase; translated protein: MKSRGKTMKKPSIPEFSNQDKEKLNNYRKQIDELDNQILDILNKRIKIAQQIGKFKREREIEAYQPDREREIYERLCEKNKGLFPNKALKAIYREIMSASLSWEETLKIAYLGPEATFTHQAALEKFGSSCEYIPKKTISEIFDEVESGRANYGVVPIENSSEGVVTHTLDMFIDSELKICAEIILKISHNLLSNTHLEDIKRVYYHSQSFAQSRIWLENNLPDAEYIEVSSTAEAAKRASLEKTSAAIASQLAVSIYNLNIVIKGIEAGKENYTRFLVIGREISAPTSNDKTSILFSIKDRVGALHDMLIPFAKYKINLTKIESRPSGKQPWEYIFFLDLQGHIKDKNVQQALEELKDLCLVLKLLGSYPVGE